ATATCAGCGTCCAGTATGGCGATTGGTATTACGCAATAAAGCCGGACGAAGGTTATCCTTGGAATCGCGAAGCCTTTCGGTTGTTATGCCAACTTTTTCAAATGACCATGACCGATCTGGCTCGGCAAGGCGCACCAGAAATTACTATTTCTAAATAATAGGAAGCCATTTTGACAAAAATAATCGATAACCGCATGATCATGAAATGCGTAGCCTATCAAAATGGCGTCAGTATCGGCGATGTGACAATCGAGGATATCAGTGAAGTGCTTAAGCAGGAAAACACCTTCATCTGGCTAGGTTTGCTTGAGGCCAATAGTGAACTGTTGGCCCAAATACAGGAGGAATTTGGTTTGCATGACTTGGCTATCGAAGATGCTTGCTCGGCGCATCAGCGTCCGAAGGTTGATGAATTTGGCGAGTCGTTGTTTATCGTGTTGCATACCGCAGATCTTGCAGGAGAACAGGTTAAGTTCGGGGAAACTCATATTTTTCTCGGTCCACGTTTTTTGGTGACGATCAGGCACGGCTATTCATGCAGTCACAGCAAAATTAGAGAGCGCTGTGAAGCCATGCCTAAGCAACTGGCCAAAGGGCCAGGATTTGCCTTGTATTCAATTATGGATTTTATCGTTGATAACTATATGCCGGTTATTGATGGTTTGCAGGCGCGTTTTGATAGCTTGGAGTCGGCAATTTTTAAATATCAACCCAGCCGGCAAACCATGGAGGACCTTTACGAACTGAAGCGCGAATTGATGTTACTGGAAGGAGCTATTACACCGGTGATAGATATCTGCAATGAGTTGATGCGTTTGCATAATGAGTTTATTCCCAAGGACGTGCGGGTCTATTTTCGCGATATTGTGGATCACATCAAACGTATAGATCAGAAGATTCATGGTATGCGAGAAATGTTGGTAGCGGCAATGCAGGTGCATTTGACATTTGAAACGGTTCGGCAGAACGAAGTTGTCAAACGATTGGCCGGTTGGGGAGCGATCTTGGCAATACCCACCATGGTTTTCAGTTGGTACGGTATGAACTTCAGATACATGCCTGAGTTGGATTGGCAATACAGTTATCCGGTGGTAGTGGTCGGCGTCGTTTTGGGCAGTCTTTTTCTGTATTGGCGGCTGAAAAAATCTGACTGGCTGTAAGGCAAAATAAAAACATGAATAATCAATGCCTACAGCTTGAAGTGATGCCTTTGCTGGCATAACTGCGTAGCCACGTTAGCGGTAAGCGCCTTTTTTCGCACTGGTTGGTTTTATGCCGCTTAATCCCACTCTGTAGTAAATTTAAATATTAATGAAAAAAGGATAACGTATCAATTCAATTTAATCTTATCTCCTGAACCGCTGCCTGTGGCTGTTTTGTTGGTCATACTGGTTGTTTTATAGTCTAACGGTTGATGTGGGCGCTGTAATTATATCTTACGAAATAGTCAGTCTTTGAAGTTTAGTTTTTTGAACCCCTCTAAAATCCTTTCGTTTGCTTTCGCTTATTTTCTGACTCTCAATTTAAATTCAGTATAGTTTAAATCATTGCCCTGATTTGTGGGTTCGTTATAATCAAAATTGCCGTGCAAAAGCTAGTTTAGTGTTACTGGTTTCCAAGTAATGCTTGGGAACCAAATCCGAAATATTATCTGATACGAAATCTACCTACTAAAGATTGCAATTGTCGTGCTTGATCCTCTAATGATTGTGCAGTCGCTGCAGATTGCTCTGCTAAAGAAGCATTCTGCTGAGTAGCGTTATCCATTTGCAACATCGCTATATTAAGTTGATCTATGCCAGTACTTTGCTCAGAAGATGCAGAAGATATTTGAGATACCAAATCTGTAACTAAAGTTACGGCATTAGATATTTCAATCATGGTTTTTCCGGCTATATCGACTTGATTGCTGCCGCTTTTAGTTGTCATTACTGAATTGTTAATTAGTGTTTGAACGGTAATAAATTATTTAATACAAAACAATAAGTTGCGATAAAATAGGCTATTGAAAATCAAATAACAGCCTATTGGCGTATAAAATGCTGAATTTAAGTAACTTGCTGATAATTATGATTATTATTTTCATCGAAAAGGGCTTGGCAAAAGCTACCTCCCGGATAAGCGCCTCAGCTTTCAAATTCTCGTTGGAAAACTCCCGATGAGAAAGGTATTTTCTCCACAAATGAGCATCGGTCAACGCGATATTGCTGATATCAAAATAGATGTTTCCTCCCGTGATGACATTCCGATCATCTTGCTGGGCTTGCAACACATTTATACGACTCAGCCATTAAGGGATGCTGTTTTTAAAATACTGGAGGATGTGGTGCCTACTAAAATTGACGCCGAAGTGACAAAAATCGTTGCCATCGACAAAGGCCGCCCCGGTATGAATCAATGGTCGATTTTGGTGTTAGGATCGCTACGCGTAGGACTGAATACAGACTATGATCGCATTCTGGAGTTGGCCAATCAGCATAACACCCTACGTGAAATGCTCGGTCTTGGTTGCTTTGATGCCGACAAACGCTATCGCCTGCAAACCTTGAAAGACAATCTCAAGCTGTTTACGCCAGCGATCATGGCGCGTATTAGTACTGAAGTTATTCGAGCCGGCTATCAATTACTGGATCTGGATATTCATGCGCTGATCAGAGGCCGTTGCGATTCTTTTGTGTTAAAAACCAACGTGCATTTTCCAACCGATATCAGTTTACTGCATGATGCGATCCGGATTCTGATTCGGACGTGCGTCAAATGGAGCTTGCAACATGCCTTGCCTGAATGGCGATTGCATAAGCACAACCTGTCTAAATTTAAAAGGCGGTATCGCACGCTGCAAAAACTCAAACATTCCACGTCAAAAAATGACGCTATCAAGGCCGCCAAAGCACTTGAGATCAAACAGGCCTACCAGGACTATATTGATTTGGCAGGGTTTTATCTTGAGCGCACTAAAGCCAGTATGTTGACGTTAAAAAATCACTTTCACATACCAGAAGTGTTGCTTACCGATCTGAGCACTTTTAGCCTGCATGCCGAACGTCAAATCGAGCAGATTAGACGTCGCGCTATTCAAGGAGAAACCATTCCCCATGATGAAAAAGTCTTTTCCCTGTTCCAGACCCACACCGAATGGATCAGCAAAGGCAAAGCCGGAGTCCCGGTTGAACTGGGCTTGCGGGTCTGTATCATGGAAGACCATCAGGGCTTTATATTGCACAGTCAAGTCATGCAAAAGACTACCGACGACAAAGTCGCCGTGCCGATGGTTAAAGCGACTCAAGTAAAATTCCCAAGTTTTAACGCCTGTAGCTTTGACAAAGGTTTCCACAGTCCGGCCAATCAAACCGACCTGAAAGCCCTCCTTGAGCAAGTCGTTTTACCCAAAAAAGGCAAGCTATCCAAAGCCGACCAGAATCGTGAATACACCGCGGAATTTAAACAGGCAAAAAAGCAACATTCCGCCGTAGAATCGGCTATTAATGCGTTAGAAGTACATGGGCTGGATAAGTGCCTTGATCATGGCATTGAAGCCTTCGAGCGTTATGTTGGCTTAGCCGTGTTATCGCGTAACATTCAAAAGCTCGGCACAATTAAACGCGACATGGAACGGCTAAGGCTTGTTAACGAGCAACAAAAACTAGCTGCCTGACGCTTTTTTGAGAACAGCCAACAGGTTATCCACAGGAAAGGTGCGCTTATAATTTGTGATTATTAGAAATAATTCTGAAAAACTGATGGTAAATCAGAAAATAAGTCGTTTGTTCCACTCCGGAAAGATTTTTCCAAAAAATATTTCCGGATGTTGAGCTGGTTTTTTTGAAAAGTGGCTTTTTCGTTCAGGCACTAATTAGGTCTTTGATTTCTTTTGCTGCCGAAGTCGAACGTAGAGCTAATAAACGTACCTCAGAGGCCACCACAGAAAACCCTTTACCATGCGCTCCTGCACTTGCCGCTTCTATCGCAGCATTTAACGCTAATATATTTGTTTGAAAGGCTAAGCCATCAATAACTTCAACTATACCAATCATGGTGCTAGCACTTTTAGAAATACTATCCATAGTTTTGATCACTTCATCTACTGCTGATCCGCCTTTGGTAGTTAAAGTTGAAGTACTTAATACCATATTATTAGCGACTCTAGCGTTTTCAGCATTTTGTTTAACTGTAGAGGCTAATTCTTCCATAGTGGCGGAGTTTTCTTCTAGGCTAGACGCCTGTTGTTCTGTACGCTGTGATAGATCTAAAAAACCAGCTGCAATCTCGGAAGCCGAGCTATTAATGACGCTAACGGCAGATATAATTTCATTAATCAGCGATAACAGTGAGCTACGCGTATCATTAATACCTTGTGCAGTTATGCCAAATAACCCTGAGTATTTTTTATCAATACGCTGCGTTAAGTCGCCTATAGCAAGAGCATTGGCTATGCGACCTATGTCACTTAAGGCATTTTCAGAAGTTTTATTTAAGTTATTTGAAAGCTCAGCTAATGTTTTAGCGAAACCTTGATGACGGTTTTCGTCCATGCGATAACTAAAGTCACCGTGCACAGCAGCATTTACCGAATGGTTGATATCGGTAATGATAGCTTGTAAATTTTCGCTCATATTAGCCATTGCTGCAGTAATGCTTTCGCTGTCACCTTGGCGTACCGATAATGTGTTATCTAAATGGCCTGCGGCAATTTGTCGTGCTACGTAGGCCACATCATCAGGATTACCGCCGATTTTATGTAATAAGCCACTATTCAAGCTGTTGATGGTGCGGCTAATTTCTAATTCAAAACCCGTTTTATCGCTTAAATCAATTTGCTGAGTAAAATCACCTTTTATTATGCAATCAACGTGATTTTGCAATTGTGAAATGATGCGCTGCAACTCATTTTGCATTAAGTCGATGGCCGCTAATAAGCTATGATCATCACCTTTTGTGAGGTTAATGTCATTATCTAAATGCCCTAGAGCTATTTGTTTAGCAATAACAACTACATCACTAGGCTCACCGCCCAATTGGATAACAAAGCTGTGAGCAATAGCAAAGCCTAGAATCATAGAGGCCGCTAGAGATGTCAGTAAAATAGCTAGCATTAATAAATTGCC
Above is a window of Methylobacter sp. S3L5C DNA encoding:
- the corA gene encoding magnesium/cobalt transporter CorA; protein product: MTKIIDNRMIMKCVAYQNGVSIGDVTIEDISEVLKQENTFIWLGLLEANSELLAQIQEEFGLHDLAIEDACSAHQRPKVDEFGESLFIVLHTADLAGEQVKFGETHIFLGPRFLVTIRHGYSCSHSKIRERCEAMPKQLAKGPGFALYSIMDFIVDNYMPVIDGLQARFDSLESAIFKYQPSRQTMEDLYELKRELMLLEGAITPVIDICNELMRLHNEFIPKDVRVYFRDIVDHIKRIDQKIHGMREMLVAAMQVHLTFETVRQNEVVKRLAGWGAILAIPTMVFSWYGMNFRYMPELDWQYSYPVVVVGVVLGSLFLYWRLKKSDWL
- a CDS encoding methyl-accepting chemotaxis protein, whose product is MTVQTLINNSVMTTKSGSNQVDIAGKTMIEISNAVTLVTDLVSQISSASSEQSTGIDQLNIAMLQMDNATQQNASLAEQSAATAQSLEDQARQLQSLVGRFRIR
- a CDS encoding ISNCY family transposase produces the protein MRKVFSPQMSIGQRDIADIKIDVSSRDDIPIILLGLQHIYTTQPLRDAVFKILEDVVPTKIDAEVTKIVAIDKGRPGMNQWSILVLGSLRVGLNTDYDRILELANQHNTLREMLGLGCFDADKRYRLQTLKDNLKLFTPAIMARISTEVIRAGYQLLDLDIHALIRGRCDSFVLKTNVHFPTDISLLHDAIRILIRTCVKWSLQHALPEWRLHKHNLSKFKRRYRTLQKLKHSTSKNDAIKAAKALEIKQAYQDYIDLAGFYLERTKASMLTLKNHFHIPEVLLTDLSTFSLHAERQIEQIRRRAIQGETIPHDEKVFSLFQTHTEWISKGKAGVPVELGLRVCIMEDHQGFILHSQVMQKTTDDKVAVPMVKATQVKFPSFNACSFDKGFHSPANQTDLKALLEQVVLPKKGKLSKADQNREYTAEFKQAKKQHSAVESAINALEVHGLDKCLDHGIEAFERYVGLAVLSRNIQKLGTIKRDMERLRLVNEQQKLAA
- a CDS encoding methyl-accepting chemotaxis protein — encoded protein: MNKIIAALTVKKRFLLLLAMFTIGFVAYGFWSFKTLNELQINSPLYQRIAQGKDLVADVLPPPEYILESYLVMLELANATDKKDQALLISKFKQLKDEYDTRHQYWLNQGLTGELAPLFLEQSYLSAYQFYNLVLAELIPAIQESDRASVTTILPRLTKLYKSHRLVIDKIIPILIQRTLADEALATEKTHTGNLLMLAILLTSLAASMILGFAIAHSFVIQLGGEPSDVVVIAKQIALGHLDNDINLTKGDDHSLLAAIDLMQNELQRIISQLQNHVDCIIKGDFTQQIDLSDKTGFELEISRTINSLNSGLLHKIGGNPDDVAYVARQIAAGHLDNTLSVRQGDSESITAAMANMSENLQAIITDINHSVNAAVHGDFSYRMDENRHQGFAKTLAELSNNLNKTSENALSDIGRIANALAIGDLTQRIDKKYSGLFGITAQGINDTRSSLLSLINEIISAVSVINSSASEIAAGFLDLSQRTEQQASSLEENSATMEELASTVKQNAENARVANNMVLSTSTLTTKGGSAVDEVIKTMDSISKSASTMIGIVEVIDGLAFQTNILALNAAIEAASAGAHGKGFSVVASEVRLLALRSTSAAKEIKDLISA